GGAAGGCAAAATCCCTCGCCGCTGCCGCCATCAACCGGGTCAACTATCACAAGGGTTTGGTCCAAAGGGAAGTGAAGGTTCATCCGGACGTCATGGTGGTGGGAGGCGGCATTGCGGGCATGCAAGCCGCCCTCGACATTGCGAACGCCGGCCACAAGGTCTATCTGGTGGAGAGACAGACCACCATCGGCGGTCACATGCTGCAGTTCGACAAAACGTTTCCGACGCTGGACTGTGCGGCCTGTATCGGAACCCCCAAAATGGTCTCCGTGGGCCAAAACGCAAACATCGAGCTGCTTACGTACAGCGAGGTGGACGAAGTGTCCGGTTTCGTAGGCAACTATAAGGTAAAGGTCCGCCGGAACCCCAGATACGTTAAAGAGGGCGTGTGTACGGGCTGCGGGGAATGCGCCCTTGTGTGTCCTGTCGAGAGGTCTAGCGAGTGGGACGAAGGCCTTTCCAAACGAAAAGCCATATTCAGAGCTTTCCCCCAGGCGGTTCCGATTACCTACGCCATCGAGAAGTTGGACCGGGCCCCCTGCGTTATCACCTGCCCTGCGGGCGTCAACGTCCAGGGCTATGTCCAGCTCATCGGACAGGGCAAATACGAGCAAGCCGTCCGGTTGATCATGGAACGCCTTCCGTTGCCCGGCGTACTCGGCCGGGTCTGCCCCCATCCTTGCGAATCCCAGTGCCGAAGGCTCGAAGTGGACCAGGCTATCGCCATAAGGGACCTCAAGCGCCACGCCGCCGACCGTGTGGATCTCGAAAAACTGCCGGCGCCGAAGATTGTGGATCGGGAGGAAAAAGTGGCTGTCGTCGGATCGGGCCCGGCGGGATTAACGGTCGCTTACTACCTCAGATTGAAGGGCTATCGAGTGACTATTTTCGAGGCGCTCGATTGTTTGGGCGGAATGCTGCGAGTGGGCATTCCGGACTACCGACTGCCTCCCGAAATATTGAACAAAGAGATCGACTACCTGCTCAAGACCGGTATCGAAGTGAAATCGGGGGTTCGGTTGGGTGTCGATTTCACGCTCGACAGCCTGAAGGAGCGGGGTTTCAACGCCATATTCCTTGGAACGGGCGCCCACGATACCATGAAAATGAAAGTTCCCGGCGAGGACGAGTTCAAGGGAGTGATCGATGCGGTCGAATTTCTGAGACGAGTCAACCTGGGGCTTCGCGAGCGGCCGGGCAATCGCGTGACCATCATCGGCGGAGGCAATGTGGCCATTGACGCCGCCAGGGCTGCAAAGCGGCTCGGAAGCGACGAGGTCACGATCGTGTATCGCCGCAGCCGAGACGAAATGCCGGCCTATCCGGAGGAGATCGAAGGTGCGTTGGCCGAGGGCGTCAAGATGCACTTCCTCACGGCCCCGATTCGAATTCAGGGTTCCAACGGCGGAACCACGGGCCTGGAATGCCTCAAGACGGAACTGAGCACCCCTGACGCCAGCGGGCGACGGCGTCCGGTTCCGGTGGAAGGTTCCGAATTCGTCATCGACTGCGACGTCGTGATTCCGGCCATCGGCCAGATGCCCGACGTCAAATGGGCCGACGGCCTGGCCGATCTGGCCCTGAGTCCCCTGAGCACCTATGTGGTGAACCCGTACACCATGCAATCCACGATACCTAACGTGTTCGCGGCAGGTGATTCCGTGTCCGGGCCGGCCACGGTGGTTGAAGCCATAGCCGCGGGTCACAAGGCCGTGGAAGCCATCCACTGCTATCTGAACGGCCAGGATTTGGATAAACTCGCCGAAAAGCTGGAGGACCAAGCTCCTCCGGGCCGCCACTGGAACGATATTCCCGAAAATACTCTCATAGAGAAACGCGCAGCCGTCCGCCACAGAACTGCCAAAGAAAGCGTGGCCGGTTTTGACGAGGTCGATCTCGGCTTCGTGGAAGAAGACGCCCGGAAAGAAGCGTCCCGGTGCCTTAACTGCGGGATCTGCAGCGAGTGCATGGAATGTGTTCGGGTATGTGAAGCCAAAGCCGTGAACCATCAGGCGGAGGAACAGATAAGAGAGGTCCAGGTGGGCAGCATCATTCTGGCCACCGGGTATGATCTTTTCGATCCGACCCCTATGAAACAGTTCGGGTATGGAAGAAGTCCCAATATCTTGACCAGTCTGGAATTTGAACGGTTGAACAACGCCACCGGCCCCACAAGCGGAAAGATCCTAATGCGGGACGATAATGGAAAGTTCACCCGCCCGCCGGAAAGCGTGGCCATTATTCATTGCGTCGGCAGCCGCGATACGAATTACCACGAGTACTGTTCCCGGGTCTGCTGCATGTACGCGCTCAAATACGGTCACCTTTTGCGGGATAAGGTGGGACACCATACCAAGATTTACGATTACTATATCGACATGCGTTGCTATGGAAAAGGCTACGAAGAATTCTACCGGAGATGCCAGGAAGAAGGCATTACTTTTGTGCGAGGTAAACCCGCGGAAGTCAGCCTGCAGGCCACGACTCCTGAAGAGCAAGGCAAGCTCGTGGTCATCGGAGAAGATACGCTCATCGGCAGACGTTTTCGCACCCCCGTGGATATGGTCGTACTCTGCGCCGCCATGCAGTCTCGAGAAGATACCGCCGATGTAGGAAGGGTATTCGGCGTCAATCAAGGCGCGGACGGTTTCTTCCTCGAGGAACATCCGAAGCTCGGTCCCCTCAACACGGCTACGGATGGTGTCTTCCTGGCGGGGGCCTGCCAGGGGCCCAAGGATATCCCGGATACGGTTGCCCAGGCCTCGGGAGCGGCCGTGAAATCTCTGCAGTTGGCCACCTTGGGCAGGGTGCCCGTTTCTTCGACAATCTCCTGGATCGACCCGGACGTTTGCGCCGGCTGTCAGACGTGCATCAACCTTTGCGCTTATTCAGCCATTGAATTCGACGAGAGACGGGGGGTTTCCGTAGTCAACGAGGCGCTTTGTAAGGGATGCGGGAGCTGCTCCGGCTTTTGCCCGAGCGGGGCCGCCCAGGTCAGACATTTCAACGAGCGGCAGATCTTCGCTGAGCTTGAAGGTGTCATGGACGCGCTTGCTCAGGTGGGAACGTAGCTCTCGACGCGGAAAGGACGGCCACGGAGCCGGCGGAACGCGAACGCTTTGTGGCTTGTGTGTCTGGATAATATCAACAAACAGATCTGAAAAATGGAGGTCCAGATGGCCGATTTTGAACCAACAATCATCGCATTTGTGTGCAACTGGTGCACCTATACAGCAGCGGACCTGGCGGGAACGTCCAGGCTGAGTTACCCCAGCAATGTACGGTTGATCCGAATGATGTGCACCGGCATGGTGGATCCGAAATACGTGATAAAGGCGCTCCTGGAAGGGGCCGACGCCGTACTCATCAGCGGATGTCATCCCGGCGACTGTCACTACATCAATGGTAATTACAAGGCCCGCAGACGGGTTAAATTGCTCAAAGAGATCCTCCCGAGGTTCGGATTCGACGAAGGCAGGGTCAAATTGACCTGGATCGGAGCCAGCGAGGGTGTGGATTTTGCCGGCACCATCAAGGAAATGGTTGAAAAAGTCAAGGCCCTCGGCCCCATCGAAACCAAGACGCAAATGGTAATTTAGCAATGGAGAATACGGACTTCTCGATAACGAAAGCGGGAATGCGAGATCACGTTCGCGAATCAAATCCCTCATTCAAAAGACGGTCCCCGGAGGAGATTCATGGCTAAGACAGGGAAAATCGATGTGAAAGATCAACATATTTTGGACTCGCTGCAGGGACTCTTCAAGCGGATTCTCACAGACGGCGATATAAGCGGAATCATGGTGAACCAACACCTTACCGACAAGAACACGGTTATGCCTACGTTGGTGACGGACCCGGAAAAGCTCAAGGGCATCGATCCCTTGGCTCCGGTATTCCCCATGAATGCCGCCAAAGTGGTTTCCAAGCTCACGAGAAAGCCTATCGGAGGTCGGATTGCCGTGGTGCTGCGTCCATGTGAAGTGCGGGCTTTCGTCGAGCTGGTGAAACTGAAACAGGGCCGGATGGACGAGGTGATACTTATAGGAACCGACTGTTACGGCGCTTACAGCAATGTCAATTATCCCCGTTTCGCGGGGAACGACGGTGTCAACGCCACGCTTCGGTTCCTGGAAAACGCGGCCTCGGGCAAACCGACCTCCCAGGACGACTTCGACTTGTCCCCGGCTTGCAAGTCCTGCGAACATCCGATTCCGGAGAGCGCCGACCTGACCAGGAGGCTGTCGATAAGCTTCTGGCCAAGCGGACTGCCTATCGGGATCAGATGTTTCAAGAGACCAGTGAAGCCACCTCGGACGTCAAGAAGCTGACGAATTATCTGTCCAACTGTGTCAACTGCTACAATTGCCGAGTGGCCTGTCCCGTGTGCTACTGCAAGGAGTGCGTGTTTGTCACCGACGTATTCGACCACGAACCAGCCCAGTATCTGCGTTGGGCCAAGCGAAAAGGCATCCTGAAGGTGCCGACGGATACGGTCTTTTACCATCTTACCCGGCTGGCGCATATGAGCACCGCATGCATCGGATGCGGCCAGTGCTCCAATGCATGTCCGAATAACATCCCCGTCATGGAGCTGTTCAGGACCGTAGCTAATTTCACTCAGAAGGCTTTTAACTACGAGGCCGGACGAAGTATCGAGGACGAACCGCCCCTGTCGGTATTTCGCGAAAAGGAATTCTCCGACGTCACGGGGGGAAAAGATTAATGTCCGTTGTCCGTTGTCAATAGTCGTTTGCGACTAAGGCAGTGGAGGATCAGTTCAAGTTTAAGGCCCAGAGAAACGGACGACTGGAGGTTTTTCTGTCATGAGAAAGAAGATTGGCTCAGCTTTGGTCGTGGGATCCGGTATCGGTGGCATCCGGTCCGCCCTCGATTTGGCGGAACAGGGATACCATGTGACGATGATCGACAAAGCTCCCCATCTGGGCGGCGTGCTCACCCAGCTGGACTACCAGTTTCCCACGGATCGCTGCGGCATGTGTAAAATGCTTCCGCTGGTAGAACGGGA
The Deltaproteobacteria bacterium genome window above contains:
- a CDS encoding FAD-dependent oxidoreductase, with the translated sequence MSNRIGFYICHCGVNIAGKVKVEEVAEFARGLKNVVVARDYKFMCSDPGQEMIEKDIREQNLNRVVVASCSPRLHEKTFQGACQRGGINPYLFQMASVREQVSWVTPDGTAATRKAKSLAAAAINRVNYHKGLVQREVKVHPDVMVVGGGIAGMQAALDIANAGHKVYLVERQTTIGGHMLQFDKTFPTLDCAACIGTPKMVSVGQNANIELLTYSEVDEVSGFVGNYKVKVRRNPRYVKEGVCTGCGECALVCPVERSSEWDEGLSKRKAIFRAFPQAVPITYAIEKLDRAPCVITCPAGVNVQGYVQLIGQGKYEQAVRLIMERLPLPGVLGRVCPHPCESQCRRLEVDQAIAIRDLKRHAADRVDLEKLPAPKIVDREEKVAVVGSGPAGLTVAYYLRLKGYRVTIFEALDCLGGMLRVGIPDYRLPPEILNKEIDYLLKTGIEVKSGVRLGVDFTLDSLKERGFNAIFLGTGAHDTMKMKVPGEDEFKGVIDAVEFLRRVNLGLRERPGNRVTIIGGGNVAIDAARAAKRLGSDEVTIVYRRSRDEMPAYPEEIEGALAEGVKMHFLTAPIRIQGSNGGTTGLECLKTELSTPDASGRRRPVPVEGSEFVIDCDVVIPAIGQMPDVKWADGLADLALSPLSTYVVNPYTMQSTIPNVFAAGDSVSGPATVVEAIAAGHKAVEAIHCYLNGQDLDKLAEKLEDQAPPGRHWNDIPENTLIEKRAAVRHRTAKESVAGFDEVDLGFVEEDARKEASRCLNCGICSECMECVRVCEAKAVNHQAEEQIREVQVGSIILATGYDLFDPTPMKQFGYGRSPNILTSLEFERLNNATGPTSGKILMRDDNGKFTRPPESVAIIHCVGSRDTNYHEYCSRVCCMYALKYGHLLRDKVGHHTKIYDYYIDMRCYGKGYEEFYRRCQEEGITFVRGKPAEVSLQATTPEEQGKLVVIGEDTLIGRRFRTPVDMVVLCAAMQSREDTADVGRVFGVNQGADGFFLEEHPKLGPLNTATDGVFLAGACQGPKDIPDTVAQASGAAVKSLQLATLGRVPVSSTISWIDPDVCAGCQTCINLCAYSAIEFDERRGVSVVNEALCKGCGSCSGFCPSGAAQVRHFNERQIFAELEGVMDALAQVGT
- a CDS encoding hydrogenase iron-sulfur subunit produces the protein MADFEPTIIAFVCNWCTYTAADLAGTSRLSYPSNVRLIRMMCTGMVDPKYVIKALLEGADAVLISGCHPGDCHYINGNYKARRRVKLLKEILPRFGFDEGRVKLTWIGASEGVDFAGTIKEMVEKVKALGPIETKTQMVI